The following proteins are co-located in the Betta splendens chromosome 9, fBetSpl5.4, whole genome shotgun sequence genome:
- the scarb2a gene encoding lysosome membrane protein 2a isoform X2 — MTRRSCAIYATGIVCAHLLIVGIALVVAQVFQTMIHSRLKKEITLTEKSQVFESWKNPPPPVYMEYYFFNVTNPEEFQAGGKASVKQIGPYTYREYRPRENVTFLENGTKVYALNPKSFVFVPEKSVGDPEVDLIRTVNIPFVVVMNELNSYSFFLRSFVSMYMRSLGVELFITRTVHEFLWGFKDPILTKIHSMKPDVDEYFGLMWKKNGTHEGEFVFHTGEENYLDYGKIDTWNGLRQMSWWSSNQSNMINGTDGAVFHPLINRNELLYIFAADLCRSIHLAYVDDVEVKGIQAYRFAPPSDVLMSPTDNPTNAGFCVPAGDCLGTGVLKVSVCRQGAPIVVSFPHFYQADPMYINAIDGLSPNKEEHETYLDLQPTTGVPIRACKRAQLNIILKRVQGFPATKFLNHTIFPIMFVNETATIDDESATKMRTLLLILTLVSNFPVLIVGMGIILLLVLLFLLCRNRQKKTAKDDTAYTQVSGKPDEPSETTANQPSKNGSYIAMSPVEAQKC; from the exons ATGACTCGGAGGTCCTGTGCCATCTACGCCACCGGGATCGTGTGCGCTCACCTCCTGATCGTGGGAATCGCCCTGGTCGTGGCTCAAGTCTTCCAAACCATGATTCACAGCCGGTTAAAGAAG GAAATCACTTTGACGGAGAAGAGCCAGGTGTTTGAGTCATGGaagaacccccctccccccgtttaCATGGAGTATTACTTCTTCAACGTGACCAACCCAGAGGAGTTCCAGGCAGGAGGCAAGGCCTCTGTGAAGCAGATTGGACCCTACACATACAG GGAGTACAGGCCAAGGGAAAACGTTACCTTCCTGGAAAATGGCACCAAAGTCTACGCCCTCAACCCCAAATCCTTCGTCTTCGTGCCTGAGAAGTCGGTGGGTGACCCCGAGGTCGACCTCATCAGGACCGTCAACATCCCATTCGTG GTGGTGATGAACGAGCTCAACTCCTACTCCTTCTTCCTGCGCTCCTTTGTGTCCATGTACATGAGAAGCCTGGGCGTCGAGCTGTTCATAACCCGCACGGTGCACGAGTTCCTGTGGGGCTTCAAAGACCCCATTCTCACGAAGATCCACTCCATGAAGCCGGACGTCGACGAATACTTTGGGCTGATGTGGAAG AAAAATGGCACCCATGAAGGAGAGTTTGTGTTCCACACCGGGGAGGAGAACTACTTGGATTATGGCAAGATTGACACGTGGAACGGCCTGAG GCAGATGTCGTGGTGGTCCTCCAATCAGAGCAACATGATCAACGGGACGGACGGCGCGGTCTTCCACCCCCTGATCAACCGAAACGAGCTGCTCTACATCTTCGCTGCTGATCTGTGCAG GTCTATTCATCTAGCTTACGTGGACGACGTGGAGGTGAAGGGCATCCAGGCGTACCGCTTCGCCCCACCGAGCGACGTCCTCATGAGCCCCACAGACAACCCCACCAACGCCGGCTTCTGCGTGCCGGCCGGAGACTGCCTGGGCACCGGGGTGCTCAAAGTCAGCGTCTGCAGACAAG gTGCTCCCATCGTGGTTTCCTTCCCCCACTTTTACCAGGCCGACCCCATGTACATCAATGCCATCGATGGGCTCAGTCCCAACAAGGAGGAGCACGAGACGTACCTCGACCTGCAACCG ACCACAGGGGTTCCCATTCGAGCCTGCAAGCGAGCGCAGCTCAATATCATTCTGAAGAGAGTCCAAGGCTTCCC cgcAACAAAGTTCCTCAACCACACCATCTTCCCCATCATGTTCGTCAATGAG ACGGCGACTATTGACGATGAATCTGCAACCAAGATGAGGACGCTGCTCCTCATTTTGACGCTTGTGTCAAACTTCCCTGTGCTCATTGTGGGCATGGGCATCATCCTTCTGCTGGTGCTCCTCTTTTTGCTCTGCCGAAATCGCCAGAAGAAG ACGGCGAAAGACGACACGGCCTACACTCAGGTCAGCGGCAAACCCGACGAGCCGTCGGAAACCACAGCCAACCAGCCGTCGAAGAACGGCTCCTACATCGCCATGTCTCCTGTGGAGGCCCAGAAGTGTTGA
- the scarb2a gene encoding lysosome membrane protein 2a isoform X1 yields the protein MTRRSCAIYATGIVCAHLLIVGIALVVAQVFQTMIHSRLKKEITLTEKSQVFESWKNPPPPVYMEYYFFNVTNPEEFQAGGKASVKQIGPYTYREYRPRENVTFLENGTKVYALNPKSFVFVPEKSVGDPEVDLIRTVNIPFVVVMNELNSYSFFLRSFVSMYMRSLGVELFITRTVHEFLWGFKDPILTKIHSMKPDVDEYFGLMWKKNGTHEGEFVFHTGEENYLDYGKIDTWNGLRQMSWWSSNQSNMINGTDGAVFHPLINRNELLYIFAADLCRSIHLAYVDDVEVKGIQAYRFAPPSDVLMSPTDNPTNAGFCVPAGDCLGTGVLKVSVCRQGAPIVVSFPHFYQADPMYINAIDGLSPNKEEHETYLDLQPTTGVPIRACKRAQLNIILKRVQGFPATKFLNHTIFPIMFVNETATIDDESATKMRTLLLILTLVSNFPVLIVGMGIILLLVLLFLLCRNRQKKNEVKRIDFTEAFHSFTTAKDDTAYTQVSGKPDEPSETTANQPSKNGSYIAMSPVEAQKC from the exons ATGACTCGGAGGTCCTGTGCCATCTACGCCACCGGGATCGTGTGCGCTCACCTCCTGATCGTGGGAATCGCCCTGGTCGTGGCTCAAGTCTTCCAAACCATGATTCACAGCCGGTTAAAGAAG GAAATCACTTTGACGGAGAAGAGCCAGGTGTTTGAGTCATGGaagaacccccctccccccgtttaCATGGAGTATTACTTCTTCAACGTGACCAACCCAGAGGAGTTCCAGGCAGGAGGCAAGGCCTCTGTGAAGCAGATTGGACCCTACACATACAG GGAGTACAGGCCAAGGGAAAACGTTACCTTCCTGGAAAATGGCACCAAAGTCTACGCCCTCAACCCCAAATCCTTCGTCTTCGTGCCTGAGAAGTCGGTGGGTGACCCCGAGGTCGACCTCATCAGGACCGTCAACATCCCATTCGTG GTGGTGATGAACGAGCTCAACTCCTACTCCTTCTTCCTGCGCTCCTTTGTGTCCATGTACATGAGAAGCCTGGGCGTCGAGCTGTTCATAACCCGCACGGTGCACGAGTTCCTGTGGGGCTTCAAAGACCCCATTCTCACGAAGATCCACTCCATGAAGCCGGACGTCGACGAATACTTTGGGCTGATGTGGAAG AAAAATGGCACCCATGAAGGAGAGTTTGTGTTCCACACCGGGGAGGAGAACTACTTGGATTATGGCAAGATTGACACGTGGAACGGCCTGAG GCAGATGTCGTGGTGGTCCTCCAATCAGAGCAACATGATCAACGGGACGGACGGCGCGGTCTTCCACCCCCTGATCAACCGAAACGAGCTGCTCTACATCTTCGCTGCTGATCTGTGCAG GTCTATTCATCTAGCTTACGTGGACGACGTGGAGGTGAAGGGCATCCAGGCGTACCGCTTCGCCCCACCGAGCGACGTCCTCATGAGCCCCACAGACAACCCCACCAACGCCGGCTTCTGCGTGCCGGCCGGAGACTGCCTGGGCACCGGGGTGCTCAAAGTCAGCGTCTGCAGACAAG gTGCTCCCATCGTGGTTTCCTTCCCCCACTTTTACCAGGCCGACCCCATGTACATCAATGCCATCGATGGGCTCAGTCCCAACAAGGAGGAGCACGAGACGTACCTCGACCTGCAACCG ACCACAGGGGTTCCCATTCGAGCCTGCAAGCGAGCGCAGCTCAATATCATTCTGAAGAGAGTCCAAGGCTTCCC cgcAACAAAGTTCCTCAACCACACCATCTTCCCCATCATGTTCGTCAATGAG ACGGCGACTATTGACGATGAATCTGCAACCAAGATGAGGACGCTGCTCCTCATTTTGACGCTTGTGTCAAACTTCCCTGTGCTCATTGTGGGCATGGGCATCATCCTTCTGCTGGTGCTCCTCTTTTTGCTCTGCCGAAATCGCCAGAAGAAG AATGAAGTAAAACGTATTGATTTTACTGAAGCTTTTCATTCTTTTACT ACGGCGAAAGACGACACGGCCTACACTCAGGTCAGCGGCAAACCCGACGAGCCGTCGGAAACCACAGCCAACCAGCCGTCGAAGAACGGCTCCTACATCGCCATGTCTCCTGTGGAGGCCCAGAAGTGTTGA